The following are encoded together in the Janthinobacterium sp. Marseille genome:
- a CDS encoding deoxyguanosinetriphosphate triphosphohydrolase, producing the protein MNIEAHLAPYAARSDTSTGRRYTEPSTSSRTEFQRDRDRIIHSAAFRRLEYKTQVFVNHEGDLFRTRLTHSIEVAQIARSIARNLQLNEDLVEAISLAHDLGHTPFGHAGQDALNACMSDYGGFEHNLQSLRVVDTLEQRYGAFDGLNLMFETREGILKHCSLANAKKLDAIGQRFIEKKQPTLEAQLANLADEIAYNNHDIDDGLRSGLLTTAQLDEIEFYARHRHQVELAFPGITGRRAINETIRRMINALIVDVIETSQQRILSARLKTIDDVRNAPALIAFSDGMRAEAALLKRFLRENLYQHYQVNRMTSKARRIVTELFETFMREPNLLPPDYQQPRSDAPQAITAQARKVSDYIAGMTDRYAIREHKRLFMIDEM; encoded by the coding sequence ATGAATATCGAGGCACACCTCGCGCCTTACGCGGCCCGTTCCGATACATCGACGGGCCGCCGTTACACAGAACCATCGACTTCCTCCCGTACCGAATTCCAGCGCGACCGTGATCGCATCATCCACTCCGCGGCATTTCGCCGGCTGGAATACAAAACCCAGGTATTCGTCAATCACGAAGGGGATTTATTCCGTACGCGCCTGACGCACAGTATCGAAGTGGCGCAAATTGCCCGTTCGATTGCGCGTAACCTGCAATTGAATGAAGACCTGGTGGAAGCCATCTCGCTGGCGCATGATCTCGGACATACGCCATTCGGACATGCCGGGCAGGATGCATTGAATGCCTGCATGAGCGATTACGGCGGCTTCGAACATAATCTGCAAAGCCTGCGCGTCGTTGATACGCTGGAACAGCGTTACGGTGCATTTGACGGTTTGAACCTGATGTTTGAAACGCGGGAAGGCATACTCAAGCATTGCTCACTGGCGAATGCGAAGAAGCTTGATGCGATAGGACAGCGCTTCATAGAAAAGAAACAGCCGACGCTGGAAGCACAGCTGGCGAATCTGGCAGATGAAATTGCCTACAACAACCATGATATTGACGATGGTTTGCGCTCGGGTTTGCTGACGACGGCACAGCTGGATGAAATTGAGTTTTATGCGCGTCATCGACACCAGGTCGAGCTGGCATTCCCCGGGATCACCGGGCGCCGTGCGATCAATGAAACGATACGCAGGATGATCAATGCCCTGATTGTCGACGTCATCGAAACATCGCAGCAGCGCATTCTTTCCGCACGGTTAAAAACTATAGACGACGTACGCAACGCGCCGGCACTGATTGCCTTTTCTGATGGCATGCGTGCAGAAGCAGCCTTGCTCAAGCGCTTCCTGCGCGAGAATCTGTACCAGCATTATCAGGTCAATCGCATGACCAGCAAGGCGCGGCGTATAGTAACGGAATTGTTCGAGACCTTCATGCGCGAGCCGAACCTGTTACCGCCGGATTACCAGCAGCCGCGCAGCGATGCACCCCAGGCGATTACAGCGCAGGCACGTAAAGTGTCTGATTACATTGCCGGCATGACAGACCGTTATGCCATACGTGAGCATAAACGCCTGTTTATGATCGATGAAATGTAA
- the aroKB gene encoding bifunctional shikimate kinase/3-dehydroquinate synthase AroKB, translated as MGGNIFLVGLMGAGKTTVGRALAKKLNKRFIDSDHEIEERTGATIPLIFEIEGEASFRQREAEVIRDLTAQQDIVLATGGGAVLNAESRAYLKSRGTVIYLRASVNSIVQRTSHDKNRPLLQTGDPRKTIEELSRIREPLYNEVAHIVIDTGRPNVQFLMQSILSQLGPEHTQAAAQTAIQDHHSLSKHDMTSQLSSTSNTLQVDLGARSYPITIGQNLLGDSALLAAHVAGSRVAIVTNTVVAPLYLEQVSKSLQAAGKQVTEIVLPDGEEEKNWANLMKIFDVLLAEKCDRKTTLIALGGGVIGDMTGFAAAAYMRGVPFIQVPTTLLSQVDSSVGGKTGINHPLGKNMIGAFYQPQAVIADTATLNTLIARELSSGLSEVIKHGAIIDAPFFDWIEANIGKLVAKDPEALAYAIKRSCEIKADVVRQDEREGGLRAILNFGHTFGHAIEAGMGYGVWLHGEAVGCGMVMAADLSHRLGFIDAQTKDRIAAVVKAAGLPTIAPNLGTERWLELMEVDKKNEGGQIKFILLKPLGTSVIMPVPQEALLQTLNACVS; from the coding sequence GTGGGTGGAAACATTTTTCTGGTCGGTCTGATGGGTGCCGGCAAAACGACAGTCGGTCGTGCGCTGGCAAAAAAACTGAACAAAAGGTTCATCGATTCCGACCATGAAATCGAAGAGCGCACGGGCGCGACCATCCCGCTTATTTTTGAAATCGAAGGCGAAGCCAGCTTCCGCCAGCGTGAGGCGGAAGTTATCCGCGATCTGACCGCGCAGCAAGATATTGTTTTGGCAACGGGCGGTGGCGCTGTCCTGAATGCGGAAAGCCGCGCCTATCTCAAGTCACGTGGCACCGTGATTTACCTGCGTGCCAGCGTCAACAGCATTGTGCAGCGTACCAGTCATGACAAGAATCGCCCTTTGCTGCAAACCGGTGATCCGCGTAAAACCATAGAGGAATTATCGCGCATACGCGAGCCGCTTTATAATGAGGTGGCGCACATCGTCATCGACACCGGGCGGCCTAACGTACAATTCCTGATGCAGTCCATTTTGTCGCAGCTAGGGCCTGAGCATACCCAGGCAGCTGCACAGACTGCAATTCAGGATCATCATTCTTTATCGAAACACGACATGACGTCTCAGCTTTCTTCTACTTCGAACACCTTGCAGGTTGATCTGGGTGCGCGTAGTTACCCGATTACCATCGGGCAAAACCTGCTTGGCGATTCTGCCTTGCTGGCGGCACATGTCGCCGGTTCGCGCGTTGCGATTGTGACCAATACGGTCGTTGCGCCCCTGTATCTGGAGCAAGTCAGTAAGTCATTGCAAGCTGCCGGCAAGCAGGTGACTGAAATCGTGCTGCCGGATGGCGAGGAAGAAAAGAACTGGGCCAACCTGATGAAGATATTCGACGTCCTGCTCGCAGAAAAATGCGACCGCAAGACGACGCTCATCGCATTGGGGGGCGGCGTGATTGGTGACATGACCGGCTTTGCCGCGGCAGCCTATATGCGTGGCGTGCCTTTCATCCAGGTGCCGACCACCCTGCTGTCGCAAGTTGATTCGTCAGTAGGCGGCAAGACCGGCATCAATCATCCGCTCGGCAAGAACATGATAGGCGCGTTTTATCAGCCGCAAGCGGTCATTGCGGATACCGCGACCTTGAATACCCTGATTGCGCGTGAGTTATCGTCCGGCCTGTCGGAAGTGATCAAACACGGCGCGATTATTGATGCGCCATTCTTTGACTGGATCGAAGCCAATATTGGCAAGCTGGTAGCAAAAGATCCAGAGGCGCTTGCTTACGCCATCAAGCGCTCCTGCGAAATCAAGGCCGATGTCGTACGCCAGGATGAACGCGAAGGCGGCTTGCGTGCGATACTGAATTTTGGTCATACATTCGGTCATGCGATCGAAGCCGGCATGGGTTACGGCGTCTGGCTGCACGGTGAAGCGGTTGGTTGCGGCATGGTGATGGCAGCGGATTTGTCACATCGCCTTGGCTTCATCGATGCACAAACCAAGGACAGGATTGCTGCCGTAGTCAAAGCCGCAGGCTTGCCGACGATCGCACCGAACCTTGGTACCGAGCGCTGGCTGGAACTGATGGAAGTCGACAAGAAAAATGAGGGTGGCCAAATCAAATTCATCCTGCTTAAACCCTTGGGTACTTCAGTGATCATGCCGGTGCCGCAAGAAGCCTTATTGCAAACATTAAACGCATGCGTCTCCTGA
- the pilQ gene encoding type IV pilus secretin PilQ, protein MWRLTAFVGLLFIGGLASAQENAIQSITANQQGSNVVVKIALKSPLVKPPVGFTINSPARIALDFANTANATGKGLQDIGLGDVRNANIVQVGDRSRLVFNLTRPLNYATTIDANIVIVTIDGTGGIATPLNAVGLPVPVAQANAGRQALRDIDFRRGNNGEGRIVIDLPNNQVSVDVRQQGKKIEVDFMKATLPDVLRRRLDVADFGTPVNVVTTQQQGDNVHMTIEPKGLWEHSAYQSDTQLVIEVKPLKEEPNKLGQGVRDYRGDKLSLNFQNVEVRAVLQVIADFTGLNIITSDTVSGNLTLRLKDVPWDQALDIVMQAKGLDMRKNGTVLWIAPRDELLTKEKLELEQRAQIAELEPIKTETFQLNYQKAESFKQIFGIDGGSRSILTKRGSAVVDPRTNQLFITDIASKLEEIRALVAKTDIATRQVMIEARIVEADDKFSSSLGAKLSFGVQNQGNYQLGGRQTSTTTAIGPPTLGGSAVNLPASTINSNTPGSVALTLFNAAATRFIGLELSALEADGKGKVISSPRVITADQLKALIEQGTELPYQQATSSGATSVSFRKANLKLEVTPQITPDGNVILDVDVNKDTVGVETRSGFAIDTKHVKTQVLIDNGGTVVIGGIFQQTERDSVSKVPFFGDIPVFGNLFKTTGRTNDKTELLIFLTPKILTDKVSIR, encoded by the coding sequence ATGTGGCGACTTACTGCGTTTGTCGGTCTCTTATTCATCGGCGGTTTAGCCTCCGCACAGGAAAACGCGATTCAATCCATCACGGCAAATCAGCAGGGTTCGAATGTTGTCGTGAAAATTGCATTGAAGAGTCCATTGGTCAAACCGCCGGTAGGATTTACGATTAATAGCCCGGCCCGTATCGCACTCGATTTCGCCAATACCGCGAACGCAACCGGTAAAGGCTTGCAGGATATCGGTCTGGGTGATGTGCGTAATGCCAATATAGTGCAGGTTGGCGATCGCTCCCGTCTGGTTTTCAATCTGACACGTCCACTGAATTACGCGACAACCATTGATGCCAATATCGTCATCGTGACGATAGATGGCACCGGCGGTATTGCGACCCCTTTGAATGCCGTCGGTTTGCCGGTTCCCGTTGCGCAAGCAAATGCGGGGCGACAAGCGCTGCGTGATATCGATTTCCGTCGTGGTAATAATGGCGAAGGCCGTATCGTTATCGATTTACCGAACAATCAGGTCTCAGTCGACGTACGTCAACAGGGCAAGAAAATTGAAGTCGATTTCATGAAAGCGACTTTGCCGGATGTGTTGCGACGGCGTCTCGATGTGGCGGACTTTGGTACCCCCGTCAATGTTGTCACTACCCAGCAGCAGGGTGATAACGTACACATGACGATTGAGCCCAAAGGCTTGTGGGAGCACAGTGCCTATCAAAGCGATACGCAACTCGTGATCGAGGTCAAGCCACTGAAGGAAGAGCCAAACAAGCTTGGTCAGGGTGTGCGTGATTATCGTGGCGACAAACTGTCCCTGAATTTCCAGAACGTGGAAGTTCGTGCAGTACTGCAGGTGATTGCAGACTTCACAGGTTTGAACATCATTACCAGCGATACGGTCAGCGGTAATCTGACTTTGCGCCTGAAAGACGTGCCCTGGGACCAGGCGCTCGACATCGTGATGCAGGCCAAGGGTTTGGACATGCGCAAGAACGGTACTGTGCTGTGGATTGCGCCCCGTGATGAGTTATTGACCAAAGAAAAACTGGAACTGGAACAGCGCGCCCAGATCGCTGAACTCGAACCTATCAAGACAGAAACTTTCCAGCTGAATTATCAAAAGGCGGAATCGTTCAAACAGATTTTTGGTATTGATGGCGGTAGCCGCAGCATTTTGACGAAGCGCGGAAGTGCTGTGGTCGATCCGCGTACCAATCAATTGTTTATCACCGACATCGCGTCCAAGCTGGAAGAAATTCGCGCTTTGGTAGCAAAGACGGATATTGCGACTCGCCAGGTCATGATCGAAGCACGTATTGTCGAAGCTGACGATAAGTTCAGCAGTAGTCTTGGTGCCAAATTATCGTTCGGTGTACAAAATCAAGGTAATTATCAACTTGGTGGACGTCAAACCAGTACGACTACTGCTATCGGCCCACCAACTTTGGGCGGTAGTGCCGTCAATCTTCCTGCCAGCACGATTAACAGCAATACGCCGGGCTCGGTGGCATTGACCCTGTTCAATGCAGCGGCGACTCGCTTTATTGGCCTCGAATTGTCGGCGCTGGAAGCAGACGGCAAGGGTAAAGTTATCTCTAGCCCACGTGTGATTACCGCCGATCAATTGAAAGCCTTGATTGAGCAGGGTACCGAGTTGCCGTATCAACAAGCGACCAGCAGTGGTGCTACCAGTGTTTCCTTCCGTAAAGCCAACCTGAAGCTGGAAGTCACTCCGCAAATTACGCCGGATGGCAATGTGATCCTGGATGTGGATGTGAATAAGGATACGGTAGGCGTCGAAACCCGCTCCGGCTTTGCGATTGATACCAAGCACGTCAAAACCCAGGTCTTGATCGATAATGGCGGGACCGTGGTAATTGGTGGTATTTTCCAGCAAACCGAGCGTGATTCGGTATCAAAAGTGCCATTTTTCGGCGATATCCCGGTCTTTGGTAATTTGTTCAAAACCACGGGTCGTACCAACGACAAGACTGAATTGCTGATCTTCCTGACACCTAAAATTCTGACTGACAAGGTCTCAATCAGGTAG
- a CDS encoding pilus assembly protein PilP, whose amino-acid sequence MMMHIPFIKRAIPVLLAVILSGCGDSGTADVSQWMKETRQQTRVSIKPLSEPKKFTPFSYDAKNREDPYSPNKLAAALAKARKDGGTIRPDLDRRREALESYPLDTMVMVGTLTKPGLTYALLQVDKSIYQVKVGNYIGQNLGMVTKITDSEVSLKEVVQDAAGDWVEREAKLELQESQK is encoded by the coding sequence ATGATGATGCATATTCCATTCATTAAGCGCGCTATTCCTGTCCTGCTTGCAGTGATTTTGTCCGGGTGCGGTGATAGCGGCACAGCTGATGTCAGCCAGTGGATGAAGGAAACCCGTCAGCAAACGCGCGTCTCGATCAAGCCTTTGTCTGAACCAAAAAAATTCACGCCCTTTAGCTATGACGCAAAGAACCGCGAAGATCCTTATAGCCCGAACAAGTTGGCGGCGGCTTTGGCCAAGGCGCGCAAGGATGGCGGCACCATACGTCCGGATCTGGATCGGCGTCGTGAAGCATTGGAGAGTTATCCGCTGGATACCATGGTGATGGTCGGCACATTGACCAAGCCTGGATTGACCTATGCCCTGCTGCAAGTCGATAAGTCCATTTATCAGGTCAAGGTAGGGAATTACATCGGACAAAACCTCGGCATGGTGACAAAAATCACTGATAGCGAGGTTTCGTTAAAAGAAGTTGTTCAGGATGCGGCCGGTGACTGGGTCGAGCGTGAAGCCAAGCTGGAGTTGCAGGAGTCGCAAAAATGA
- a CDS encoding type 4a pilus biogenesis protein PilO — MADLKNIGESISAQFRDLNGLHPGQWPVVPRMLCAAGVLVAVLGVGWYLYWSDQLDELDRAVAEEVTLKDAYKSKVQQAINLVGLRKQKEQVNEYVSTLEKQLPSKAEMDALLSDINQAGLGRGLAFELFKPGQVVVRDYYAELPIVIKVTGSYHDVGAFTSDIANLPRIVTLNNMNLVVTKGNTLTLDAVAKTFRYLDEEEVAAQRKAATGKKKGGK; from the coding sequence ATGGCAGATCTGAAAAATATTGGGGAATCGATCAGTGCACAGTTTCGTGACCTGAACGGCTTGCATCCTGGCCAGTGGCCGGTGGTGCCGCGCATGTTGTGTGCAGCGGGCGTCTTGGTGGCGGTACTCGGGGTGGGCTGGTATTTGTATTGGAGTGATCAGCTTGACGAGCTTGATCGTGCGGTGGCGGAAGAAGTGACGCTGAAGGATGCGTACAAGTCCAAGGTACAACAGGCGATCAACCTGGTCGGTTTGCGTAAGCAAAAAGAACAGGTGAACGAGTACGTTTCCACGCTGGAAAAACAATTGCCGAGCAAGGCCGAGATGGATGCGCTCTTGTCTGATATTAACCAGGCGGGTTTGGGGCGAGGACTGGCTTTCGAATTGTTCAAGCCGGGGCAGGTAGTTGTGCGTGACTATTACGCCGAATTGCCGATTGTGATCAAGGTGACCGGCAGTTATCACGACGTAGGGGCGTTCACCAGCGATATCGCGAATTTGCCGCGTATCGTAACGCTCAATAATATGAATCTGGTGGTGACCAAGGGTAACACCCTGACGCTGGATGCAGTCGCAAAGACTTTCCGTTATCTGGATGAAGAGGAAGTTGCGGCGCAACGCAAGGCGGCCACCGGTAAGAAGAAGGGCGGCAAATGA
- a CDS encoding PilN domain-containing protein, producing the protein MIRINLLPHREERRKQRQKDFVALLLLSGILGALIVIAVGAYFSSQLSDQQQRNTFIKTENTRLDGEIKEVANLKQEIEALKARQQAVEDLQSDRNQPVYLMDELAQQVPEGVYLKSFKQDGQRVLLNGYAQSNERVSEFLRNLGNQSPWLERPDLIEIRSTGIGAGKDAKKVFEFTINAGIKRPRDQDPTAVAAPVAAARKP; encoded by the coding sequence ATGATCCGTATCAATTTATTGCCGCACCGTGAAGAAAGACGGAAGCAGCGACAAAAAGACTTTGTTGCATTGCTGTTGTTGAGCGGGATTCTTGGTGCCCTGATTGTGATTGCAGTCGGTGCCTATTTCTCCAGCCAGCTTTCAGATCAACAGCAGCGTAATACTTTCATCAAGACGGAAAATACGCGTCTCGATGGCGAAATCAAGGAAGTCGCGAACCTGAAGCAGGAAATCGAAGCCTTGAAGGCGCGCCAGCAAGCGGTTGAAGATTTGCAGAGTGATCGCAATCAACCGGTTTACCTGATGGATGAGCTGGCGCAGCAAGTGCCGGAAGGCGTCTACCTGAAATCCTTCAAACAGGATGGGCAACGTGTGCTGTTGAACGGGTACGCGCAATCGAATGAACGAGTCTCCGAATTCTTGCGTAATCTGGGCAACCAATCGCCTTGGCTGGAACGTCCGGATTTGATTGAAATCCGCTCCACCGGTATCGGTGCGGGAAAGGATGCGAAGAAAGTATTCGAATTCACCATCAATGCCGGCATCAAGCGTCCACGTGACCAGGATCCCACCGCTGTTGCCGCGCCCGTCGCGGCCGCACGGAAACCTTGA
- a CDS encoding pilus assembly protein PilM — translation MALDFGSLFGKKNPPLIGLDISSSGVKLVELSEAGKNELRLECFASEPLPRGAVVDGNIENIDQVSDAVLRVWKKSGTRAKFAAMGMPPASVITKKIILPSGLSEESLELQVETEASQYIPFALDEVRLDFDVIGLVENSPDDVEVMLAATRKEKVEDRVAVAEAAGLKPTIMDIESYAARSAIARLTEQMPNRAQGQILGLFQIGSQVMHVSMLLDGQLIYEREQPFGGHQLTQEIVRTYGLSYEEAEIKKRNNDLPDGYQTEILEPFLETAAQEVTRAIQFFFTSTPYTRVDQLFLAGGCAIIPGMVDMVANRTKLSTSVVSPFKGMQLSPNVREKQLRIEAPAYLVACGLAMRRFDR, via the coding sequence TTGGCTTTAGATTTTGGCTCCTTATTCGGCAAAAAGAATCCGCCGTTGATTGGTTTGGATATTAGTAGTTCCGGGGTGAAACTCGTTGAATTGTCTGAGGCAGGAAAAAACGAACTACGTTTGGAGTGTTTCGCCTCAGAACCATTACCGCGGGGAGCGGTAGTGGACGGAAATATCGAAAATATCGATCAGGTGTCGGATGCCGTGCTGCGCGTTTGGAAAAAGAGCGGCACGCGCGCCAAGTTTGCCGCCATGGGCATGCCGCCCGCATCTGTCATTACCAAAAAGATAATTCTTCCGAGCGGTTTGTCGGAAGAGAGCCTGGAATTGCAGGTGGAAACCGAGGCCAGCCAATATATTCCGTTTGCGCTGGATGAAGTTCGGCTGGATTTTGACGTGATCGGACTGGTTGAAAATTCGCCGGACGATGTCGAAGTCATGCTGGCCGCAACCCGCAAGGAAAAAGTCGAAGACCGTGTAGCGGTCGCCGAAGCGGCCGGCTTGAAGCCTACCATCATGGATATTGAGTCTTATGCGGCGCGCTCAGCAATCGCCCGACTGACCGAGCAAATGCCGAATCGCGCCCAAGGCCAGATCCTGGGCTTATTCCAGATTGGCTCGCAAGTCATGCATGTGTCGATGCTGCTCGATGGGCAATTGATTTACGAGCGTGAGCAACCGTTTGGCGGCCATCAGCTGACGCAAGAAATAGTGCGTACTTACGGTTTGTCTTATGAAGAAGCCGAAATCAAAAAGCGCAACAATGATTTGCCCGATGGTTATCAGACCGAAATCCTCGAGCCTTTTCTCGAAACTGCAGCGCAGGAAGTGACGCGCGCCATCCAATTTTTCTTCACGTCCACCCCATATACACGCGTCGACCAGTTATTCCTGGCCGGTGGTTGCGCCATTATTCCCGGCATGGTGGATATGGTTGCCAATAGGACCAAATTGTCGACATCGGTGGTCAGCCCGTTCAAAGGTATGCAATTGAGTCCGAATGTGCGGGAAAAACAGTTACGCATAGAAGCACCGGCTTATCTGGTTGCCTGTGGTTTGGCGATGCGGAGGTTTGACCGATGA
- a CDS encoding penicillin-binding protein 1A, with the protein MASKKSSSGSTEPKPTKKRAPNLALRLTLGVIGLITGLGVIGALILVFALTMAYPNLPALDSLTDYRPKIPLRIFSADNVLIGEFGEERRNLVHIKEIPDIMKKAVLAIEDDRFFEHGGVDYVGIVRAAVHNLSGGARQGASTITQQVARNFFLSSEQTLKRKIYEVLLAWKIEKNLSKDQILEVYMNQIYLGQRAYGFSSAAQIYYGKKLQQITIAEAAMLAGLPKAPSAYNPVVNPKRAKARQQYILQRMYQLGYISEPEYTQAKEEELKIKTNSSEFGVHAEYVAEMTRQLVYEQFKEETYTRGLNVFTTITKADQDAAYLAVRRGVMDYEKRHGYRGPESYIEIPNNKEEAEAAIEVELANHPDSDDLVAAVVLEATPKLVRAVLVSGEEIQIEGAGLTFAANLLSEKAAPNKRVKRGAVIRVMQEGKAWSIIQMPEVQSAFVAANTNDGAIRALVGGFDFNRNKFNHVTQAWRQPGSSFKPFIYSASLEKGLSPSTIINDAPISFDAGQTGGQPWEPKNYDGKYDGPMTMRKGLAKSKNMISIRILHKIGAKYGQEYITRFGFDADKNPPYLTLALGAGAVTPLQMAAAYSVFANGGYKISPYMISRITDANGKLLSEVKPDMAGDEANRAIDPRNAFLMDSMLKGVVTSGTAIKAMALKRTDLAGKTGTTNDSFDAWFAGYQPNIVGIAWIGFDQPKNLGNRETGGGLALPIWINYMQKALKDAPIVERTVPEGIITVNGEYYYAESPPGLGVRNLDAGEASGPSNAPTKDEVKNELF; encoded by the coding sequence ATGGCTTCCAAAAAATCATCGTCCGGCAGTACCGAACCAAAACCAACTAAAAAACGCGCACCCAATTTGGCCTTACGACTCACCCTAGGGGTGATCGGCCTGATTACCGGGCTGGGCGTGATAGGTGCATTGATTCTGGTATTTGCGCTGACCATGGCCTATCCGAACCTCCCGGCGCTGGATTCGCTGACCGATTACCGGCCCAAGATTCCACTGCGCATTTTCTCGGCAGATAACGTCCTGATCGGCGAATTTGGCGAAGAAAGACGGAATTTGGTGCATATCAAGGAAATCCCGGACATCATGAAGAAAGCCGTGCTGGCTATCGAAGATGACCGCTTCTTTGAACACGGCGGCGTCGACTACGTCGGGATCGTGCGCGCAGCCGTACACAATCTCAGCGGCGGCGCACGCCAAGGCGCTTCCACCATTACCCAGCAGGTAGCGCGCAATTTCTTCCTGTCGAGCGAGCAAACGCTCAAACGCAAGATTTACGAAGTATTGCTGGCCTGGAAAATCGAGAAAAACCTGTCCAAGGACCAAATTCTTGAGGTGTATATGAACCAGATTTATCTGGGGCAACGCGCTTACGGCTTTTCATCGGCGGCCCAAATCTATTACGGCAAAAAACTGCAGCAAATCACGATAGCCGAGGCCGCGATGCTGGCCGGCCTGCCGAAAGCACCTTCCGCCTACAATCCGGTCGTCAATCCGAAACGCGCCAAGGCGCGCCAGCAATACATCCTGCAACGCATGTACCAGCTTGGCTATATCAGCGAGCCGGAATACACGCAAGCCAAGGAAGAAGAGCTCAAGATCAAGACAAATAGCAGCGAATTCGGCGTACATGCTGAATACGTAGCGGAAATGACGCGCCAACTAGTGTATGAACAATTCAAGGAAGAAACCTACACCCGTGGCCTGAACGTCTTCACCACTATTACCAAAGCGGATCAGGACGCGGCTTACCTCGCCGTGCGCCGCGGTGTCATGGATTACGAAAAGCGCCACGGCTACCGCGGCCCGGAAAGCTATATCGAAATCCCGAACAACAAGGAAGAAGCTGAAGCCGCGATTGAAGTCGAACTGGCCAACCATCCGGACAGTGACGACCTGGTCGCCGCCGTGGTCCTGGAAGCGACACCAAAATTGGTCCGCGCAGTCCTAGTATCCGGCGAAGAAATCCAGATTGAGGGTGCAGGCCTGACCTTTGCCGCCAACCTGTTGAGCGAAAAGGCCGCGCCGAACAAGCGCGTCAAACGTGGCGCAGTCATCCGCGTGATGCAGGAAGGCAAAGCCTGGAGCATCATCCAGATGCCTGAAGTTCAGTCCGCCTTCGTCGCCGCCAATACCAATGACGGGGCGATACGCGCGCTGGTCGGCGGCTTCGACTTCAACCGCAATAAATTCAACCACGTCACGCAGGCATGGCGCCAGCCCGGCTCTTCATTCAAGCCTTTCATCTATTCCGCTTCGCTGGAGAAAGGCCTGTCGCCGTCTACTATTATCAATGACGCACCTATCAGTTTCGATGCTGGCCAGACCGGCGGCCAGCCGTGGGAACCAAAGAACTACGACGGCAAATACGATGGCCCAATGACAATGCGCAAAGGCCTGGCCAAATCGAAGAATATGATTTCGATCCGCATCCTGCATAAAATCGGCGCGAAGTACGGCCAGGAATACATCACGCGCTTTGGCTTTGATGCTGACAAGAATCCACCCTACCTGACGCTGGCATTGGGTGCAGGCGCGGTGACGCCACTGCAGATGGCGGCAGCCTATTCAGTCTTCGCCAACGGTGGCTACAAAATCAGCCCATATATGATTTCCCGGATTACCGATGCCAACGGCAAGCTGCTGTCTGAAGTCAAACCGGATATGGCCGGCGACGAAGCAAACCGCGCCATCGATCCACGCAATGCCTTCCTGATGGACAGCATGCTCAAGGGCGTTGTGACTTCAGGCACCGCGATCAAGGCAATGGCATTGAAACGCACCGACCTCGCCGGCAAGACCGGTACGACCAACGATTCCTTTGATGCCTGGTTTGCCGGTTACCAGCCCAATATCGTCGGTATCGCATGGATAGGTTTCGACCAGCCGAAAAACCTCGGCAATCGTGAAACCGGTGGTGGCCTGGCGCTGCCAATCTGGATCAACTACATGCAGAAGGCGCTCAAGGATGCGCCTATAGTCGAACGTACCGTGCCGGAAGGCATTATTACGGTGAACGGCGAATATTATTATGCCGAGAGCCCGCCGGGGCTGGGCGTGCGGAACCTGGATGCGGGTGAAGCAAGCGGTCCGTCGAATGCACCGACCAAGGATGAAGTCAAAAACGAATTATTCTGA
- the cyaY gene encoding iron donor protein CyaY: MTESEFLKQAEATLDQIEASLEDLADTSDLDVECTRSGNVLEIEFIDNGSKIIVNSQAPMQELWVAAKSGGFHFKATGTQWINTRDGAELFAALSEMVSKQGGIPVVLQDAN; this comes from the coding sequence ATGACCGAATCAGAATTCCTGAAGCAAGCGGAAGCAACTTTGGATCAAATTGAGGCCAGCCTGGAAGATTTGGCCGATACCAGTGATCTGGATGTCGAATGTACGCGTAGCGGCAATGTGCTGGAGATCGAATTTATCGATAACGGCTCGAAAATCATCGTCAATAGCCAGGCCCCTATGCAGGAGCTGTGGGTGGCGGCCAAATCCGGCGGCTTCCATTTCAAGGCAACCGGCACGCAGTGGATCAACACGCGTGACGGCGCGGAGTTGTTCGCGGCTTTGTCGGAAATGGTGAGCAAGCAGGGTGGAATTCCGGTCGTTTTGCAGGACGCGAACTAA
- a CDS encoding lipoprotein has protein sequence MKSQSGLSRFVALLPTLAGIACITLLAGCGQKGPLYMPGSKPVAGQSKKSTPTIPPATPAPAVPSSNTK, from the coding sequence GTGAAGTCCCAATCTGGTTTATCGCGCTTCGTCGCGTTGCTTCCTACTCTTGCCGGCATAGCCTGCATCACCCTGCTCGCCGGTTGCGGCCAAAAAGGCCCGCTTTATATGCCGGGAAGCAAGCCGGTAGCCGGGCAGTCCAAAAAGTCAACACCGACCATTCCTCCGGCAACTCCTGCTCCAGCAGTTCCGTCATCCAATACCAAGTAA